Below is a window of Thiohalomonas denitrificans DNA.
ATGAGCTTTGCTACGTCTTCCGGGTTTGCGCCTTTTGAGTAGACTCCTCTAAAAACGGCCAGTATTGCTCTTCTTTTAGCGAGATTCGGATACTTGTCATCATCAACGAAAACGTCATAGCGCGTCAGATCTCGCCCACTCTCCCGAGCCTTGCGCTCCTTCTGGACCTTATCTCTTACCCGAACCTGATATTCCTCAGCTTCCGGAAGAGGAATTATCGGTTGCACGTCAAGTATGAGCCGACCGTCATAATCATATGGCTTGAGCCTCACACAGGTAATATCAAGGTTATGCTCATTGAGCCACATGACTGTGGTCGTCAGCTCGCGGGAGAATTCGGCAGAGGCCAATACGATACGAACATCCTGAGCGAAGCTGTCCTCGTCAACCTCATCCCATTCAAGAAAATCGAGTATGGCCGTACGTGCTTCCACATCGGCACCGTCAATACCTAAATGACGTTCGTAGATTTCGACCACTTTATCGAACGTCATAGTCGACACCATAGCCGCATACCGGAGTGCTTGAAGCTCCATGTGACCACCATCTTCAGTGCGCTTTAGTTCCACGACAACGAGGTTGGCATCCTTGTCCAATCCCAGTAAATCGATCCGCCTTCGGCTCGCCTCCCATTCGCCAAACTCTTCGGCAAGAACCATAGTGCCTGGTGCAATCACCTCGATGCGTTCTTTGAGAAGACGCTGAATGTCACCTCGTTCCTTCAATCCGTAAGAAACGAAAGTGGTCTCCCTCAGCTTTCTGATGCTGTTTTGATCCATTTCGTAAAGGGCCATGACTTCCTCGTGCAGGTTTTGTCTTAGAATCGGGCCTAGTGATCAGCGAGCGGCGGTGCAACTCGACGGTAAAGGAATTCGACACTTTTCCGGCGGTGTACCCCATGATTCTCAAAAAGACAAACGAACCTCGCGGAAACGGTCTCCTCGCTGTACGCCCGGATATTGCGACGCTTCACCCACTTACCTATCCGTTCGGCAAGGCTGAACGCCGAATCGAGTTCTCCAAAGACCACCGCTAACTGACCTCCTAGCCTTTTTTAGACTTCCGTTAACGCGTCCACGCGTTGGAAAGCACTTCTGCCTGCTGCAGGCATAAATCAATCGCATCATTGGCCCCATCGGGCGGATATTTCCACTTTTTTAGTGCCCGCCGGACTAGGTTACGAAGCTTGGCGCGCACACTATCGCGAACTTGCCAGTCGATCGTGGTGCTCTTACGCAACTGTTCGGTTATGTACCTCGCCAGTTCGCGTAGATCGCTATCGCTCATTTCCCGAACTGCCGATTCGTTTTGAATCAAAGCCCGATAGAAGGCAACCTCATCATCGTTAAGCCCCAGCTTTTCGGCTTGGGCCAGGTCCTGCTCCATGGTTTTGGCGAGTTCGATCAGTTCCTCGATGACTTGGGCCGTTTCGATGGATCGGTTGTGGTATTTACGTAAAGTCTCAAGAATGCGTTCGGAGTACTTCCTCTCCGAGACTACGTCCGTCTTCATCCGCGCTTTGATCTCGTCGCGCAACAGCTTCTCCAGGAGCTCTACCGCCAGATTTTTTTGCGGGAGGTTCTTTACGTCCTCCAGGAATTCATCTGAGAGCATGCCGATATTGGGTTTATCCAACCCGACCAGATCGAAGACGTCGGCCACTCCCTCGGAAACAATGGCGTTGTCG
It encodes the following:
- a CDS encoding PDDEXK family nuclease codes for the protein MALYEMDQNSIRKLRETTFVSYGLKERGDIQRLLKERIEVIAPGTMVLAEEFGEWEASRRRIDLLGLDKDANLVVVELKRTEDGGHMELQALRYAAMVSTMTFDKVVEIYERHLGIDGADVEARTAILDFLEWDEVDEDSFAQDVRIVLASAEFSRELTTTVMWLNEHNLDITCVRLKPYDYDGRLILDVQPIIPLPEAEEYQVRVRDKVQKERKARESGRDLTRYDVFVDDDKYPNLAKRRAILAVFRGVYSKGANPEDVAKLIDWKPNLVRSAEGTLGSGEMYDAITEQLESEGKTSTAKRYFLADDELMHANGRTYALTKMWGRSTVEAMQVIVDKYSDLNVCFREAEI